A genomic region of Dendrosporobacter quercicolus contains the following coding sequences:
- a CDS encoding RrF2 family transcriptional regulator, with protein MKLSTRGRYGVKAVLELAIHYGSGHVSIKSVAKSQNVSEYYLEQLFAQLRKSGIIKSLRGPCGGYALARPPGQITVHDVIEVLEGSIEISDCIVDTTCKNVESCATRLLWVRIKDSIDGVLQSTTFQDMVDDYQKMNRMKDGVNDD; from the coding sequence ATGAAATTATCAACAAGAGGACGTTATGGCGTTAAAGCAGTATTGGAGCTGGCCATTCATTATGGAAGCGGGCATGTATCGATAAAATCGGTTGCTAAAAGTCAGAATGTATCGGAGTATTATTTAGAGCAGTTATTTGCCCAACTCAGGAAAAGCGGCATTATTAAGAGCTTGCGCGGTCCTTGCGGGGGATATGCGCTGGCCAGACCGCCGGGTCAGATCACGGTACATGACGTTATTGAAGTTCTCGAAGGTTCAATTGAAATTTCCGACTGCATTGTGGATACTACCTGCAAAAATGTGGAAAGCTGTGCGACAAGGCTGCTATGGGTAAGGATTAAGGACAGTATTGATGGTGTACTACAGTCAACCACCTTCCAGGACATGGTTGATGATTACCAAAAAATGAACAGGATGAAGGACGGTGTAAATGATGACTGA
- a CDS encoding UvrD-helicase domain-containing protein: protein MLDFWARRKGIQVLGTGDFTHPAWREELKEKLIPAGEGLYALKAEFRREGKVAGTAFTPQFIVSGEISSIYKKNGRVRKVHNLILLPGLEQAEFISRKLEAVGNLRSDGRPILGLDSRDLLEIVLESCPEAMFIPAHIWTPHFSLYGAYSGFDAIEECFEDLTGYIYALETGLSSDPAMNWRISALDKFTLVSNSDAHSPANLAREANIFNTGLSYFGMLQALKNRSTTEFYGTLEFFPEEGKYHYDGHRVCKVCWKPEMTRAAGGLCPVCGGKLTVGVLHRVEALADREEGFIPPAAKPFERIVPLVEIIASSIGATAASRRVRQKYEQLLQILGPELFILREAQLADIELAAGSCITEGIRRLRCGKVAIQPGFDGEYGKVKVLDKSEIELFSGQLCFLRDELVSDSGTAGKEPSGPAAVTGAAVQAAKQVRETDGDAGLAEGAEKAPQAVPASLPYGLNKEQWEAVSASAPAIAVVAGPGTGKTKTLVCRIAYLIEQCGIHPSQISAVTFTNKAAQEMRSRLEGHFGNKRTAGAMTIGTFHSICLQRLSQWRGKETITIIDEQQARSMIGEIVKSMKLEFPLRDALKAISLLKNGAPPAGNESNAVSTALLYDAYCSQLKRYGVMDYDDILLEVLQRLEGGPAGVLSDRSGEKCCSYLLVDEFQDINEIQYRLIKQWGRNCESIFIIGDPDQSIYGFRGSDFRYFAKFTEEFPGSRQVRLTQNYRSTPEIIAAAQAVIAKKAAGDETRLLNPTRESGVKVRLIASNDEFAEAIFVAKEINRMVGGIDMLDAQIRAHKARPAGQSRGFADIAILYRTNRQAEVLEQCLLKEGIPYSVAGRDDFLSDKPVREAMAFFKFLLNPGDILSLLECFKAKSIAAAELSLKIIERYAAGRKSITALEKLLTELPSPINQPGVFPAFIEMLGRYKPVIRKERPAGIIDSWISDNNLSGIKSMELLLHTAVTHQDMSSFIQNFVLGRESDIVRSSGKVYSTDAVSLMTVHAAKGLEFPVTFICGVNDGLMPLKNSVLNFDFAEERRLFYVGVTRARDELVLMTSRTPSPFIVELPGGLLMVENAGKQRPAPRYKQDSLFDSLPALH from the coding sequence AGTGCGCAAGGTGCATAACCTGATTCTCCTGCCCGGCCTGGAGCAGGCCGAATTCATATCACGTAAGCTGGAAGCGGTCGGTAATCTGCGGTCGGACGGCAGGCCGATACTGGGTCTGGACAGCAGGGATTTGCTGGAGATCGTACTGGAAAGCTGCCCTGAGGCGATGTTTATTCCTGCGCACATCTGGACCCCGCATTTCTCCCTGTATGGCGCTTATTCCGGATTTGACGCGATTGAGGAGTGTTTTGAAGACCTCACCGGATACATTTATGCCCTTGAAACAGGCCTGTCCTCCGATCCGGCCATGAATTGGCGCATTTCGGCGCTGGATAAGTTTACCCTGGTTTCCAACTCTGATGCCCACTCTCCGGCCAATCTGGCCAGAGAAGCCAATATTTTCAATACCGGCCTTTCGTATTTTGGTATGCTGCAGGCGTTGAAGAACCGCAGTACAACCGAATTTTACGGTACATTGGAGTTTTTTCCTGAGGAAGGCAAATACCATTATGACGGCCACCGGGTCTGCAAGGTGTGTTGGAAGCCTGAGATGACAAGAGCGGCGGGCGGTCTGTGTCCGGTGTGCGGCGGCAAACTGACCGTCGGCGTGCTGCACCGGGTGGAAGCTCTTGCCGACAGGGAAGAAGGCTTTATACCGCCGGCGGCCAAGCCCTTTGAGCGGATAGTTCCGCTTGTGGAGATCATTGCTTCCTCCATCGGTGCGACTGCCGCCAGCAGGAGAGTGAGACAGAAATATGAGCAGTTGCTGCAGATTCTTGGCCCCGAGCTGTTTATTCTCCGTGAGGCGCAGCTGGCGGATATTGAACTGGCCGCAGGTTCCTGTATTACGGAAGGCATCCGCCGCCTGCGCTGCGGTAAAGTGGCGATACAACCCGGGTTTGACGGTGAATATGGTAAAGTTAAAGTACTGGACAAAAGTGAGATAGAACTGTTTTCAGGTCAATTATGTTTTTTGAGGGATGAACTTGTTTCTGATTCCGGCACTGCCGGTAAGGAGCCGTCAGGACCTGCCGCTGTTACAGGGGCGGCGGTTCAGGCCGCAAAACAGGTGCGGGAGACGGACGGCGATGCCGGTCTGGCGGAAGGAGCTGAGAAGGCCCCGCAGGCTGTCCCGGCAAGCTTGCCTTACGGTTTGAATAAGGAACAGTGGGAAGCCGTGTCAGCCAGTGCTCCGGCAATTGCGGTAGTCGCCGGACCGGGAACAGGAAAAACAAAGACACTGGTCTGCCGTATTGCCTATCTGATTGAACAGTGCGGCATCCATCCGTCGCAAATCAGTGCCGTTACGTTTACCAATAAGGCGGCGCAGGAGATGCGCAGCCGGCTGGAAGGGCATTTCGGAAATAAACGAACGGCCGGCGCCATGACCATCGGGACGTTTCACTCTATCTGTCTGCAAAGGCTGTCCCAATGGAGAGGCAAGGAAACAATAACAATCATTGATGAACAGCAGGCCCGTTCGATGATCGGCGAAATCGTAAAGAGTATGAAGCTGGAGTTTCCGCTTCGCGATGCACTAAAAGCGATCTCGCTCTTAAAAAATGGCGCACCGCCTGCGGGAAATGAAAGCAACGCGGTTTCCACCGCCCTGCTGTATGATGCATACTGCTCGCAGCTTAAGCGCTACGGCGTGATGGACTATGATGATATTCTGCTGGAAGTCCTGCAGCGGCTGGAAGGTGGTCCCGCCGGGGTTTTGTCTGACCGGAGCGGGGAAAAGTGTTGTTCCTATCTCCTGGTGGATGAGTTTCAGGATATCAATGAGATTCAATACCGCTTAATCAAGCAATGGGGCAGGAATTGCGAAAGTATTTTTATTATCGGTGATCCTGACCAGTCAATTTATGGTTTCAGGGGTTCTGATTTTCGTTATTTTGCAAAATTTACCGAAGAATTTCCCGGCAGCCGGCAGGTCCGGCTAACGCAGAATTACCGGTCTACGCCTGAGATCATCGCGGCCGCTCAGGCGGTGATCGCTAAAAAGGCGGCAGGGGATGAGACCCGGCTGCTCAACCCTACCAGGGAAAGCGGCGTTAAAGTGCGCTTGATAGCAAGCAATGATGAATTCGCCGAAGCCATCTTTGTCGCCAAGGAAATCAACCGTATGGTTGGCGGTATTGACATGCTTGATGCGCAAATCCGGGCTCACAAAGCCAGGCCGGCCGGTCAGTCCAGAGGCTTTGCCGATATCGCCATATTGTATCGCACCAATCGCCAGGCGGAGGTTCTGGAACAGTGCCTGTTAAAAGAAGGTATTCCGTACTCGGTAGCCGGGCGGGATGATTTTCTTTCCGATAAGCCGGTTCGGGAGGCGATGGCGTTCTTTAAATTTTTGCTTAATCCCGGAGATATTCTTTCCCTGCTGGAATGTTTCAAGGCAAAAAGTATTGCTGCGGCAGAGCTCAGCCTAAAAATCATTGAGCGTTATGCTGCAGGCAGGAAAAGCATCACGGCGCTGGAAAAGCTTTTGACCGAGCTGCCATCGCCCATCAATCAGCCCGGCGTTTTCCCTGCTTTCATAGAAATGCTGGGCAGGTATAAACCGGTTATCCGCAAAGAGAGACCAGCCGGAATTATCGATTCATGGATCAGCGACAACAATCTGTCCGGTATTAAAAGCATGGAGCTGCTTTTACATACAGCGGTTACGCATCAGGACATGTCGTCTTTTATCCAGAACTTTGTACTGGGCCGGGAAAGCGATATTGTTCGCAGCAGCGGCAAAGTTTATTCGACCGATGCGGTTTCGTTAATGACGGTGCATGCGGCCAAAGGTCTTGAATTTCCGGTAACATTCATTTGCGGTGTAAACGATGGCTTGATGCCTTTAAAGAACAGCGTTCTTAACTTTGACTTCGCTGAGGAGAGGCGGCTTTTCTATGTGGGAGTGACAAGGGCCAGGGATGAGCTTGTCCTAATGACGTCCCGTACCCCGTCACCTTTTATCGTCGAGCTGCCTGGCGGGCTGCTTATGGTTGAAAATGCAGGTAAGCAACGGCCGGCGCCCCGCTATAAACAGGACAGTTTATTCGATTCGTTACCGGCGCTTCACTGA